The following coding sequences lie in one Panicum virgatum strain AP13 chromosome 6N, P.virgatum_v5, whole genome shotgun sequence genomic window:
- the LOC120678954 gene encoding receptor-like protein kinase produces the protein MRLAVWYWFFLFFALVSSSWSLSSDGLALLALSKNLILPSNITSSWNAFNATPCKWYGVGCDKRNRVVSLDLSSSEVSGSIGSEIGLLKYLHVLNLSANNISGLIPPELGNCSMLEQLDLSQNFLSGKIPASMGNLKKLVSLSLHDNSLTGTIPEELFKNQFMEHVYLHYNQLSGSIPLSVGEMTSLTVLWLYGNMLSGVLPASIGNCTKLEDLSLYENQLSGSLPETLSRIKGLRNFDATTNGFTGEITFRFENCKLEIFSLSFNNIKGEIPSWLGNCRSLTQLGFVNNSMSGKIPTSLGLLSNLTYLLLSQNSLYGPIPPEIGNCRLLEWLELDANQLEGTVPKEYANLRILSKLFLFENRLVGEFPENIWSIPTLESVLIYSNSFTGKLPAVLAELKSLQNITLFDNFFTGVIPPKLGLNSPLVQIDFTNNRFVGGIPPNICSGKRLRILDLGLNHLNGSIPSSIVDCPSLERVILQNNNLDGTIPQFGNCRNLDYMDLSHNSLSGSIPASFSRCVNITVINWSENKLSGRIPPEIGYLVKLGKLNLSHNILHGSLPVQIAKCSKLNSLDLSSNSLNGSALSTVSNLKSLLELRLQENKFSGGLPDSLSDLDMLIVLQLGGNILGGSIPSALGRLLNLGALNLSDNGLVGDIPPRLGNLVALESLDLSFNNITGGLATFGSLHILHALNVSYNEFSGPLPDNLLVFLNFTPSSFNGNPGLCISCSTNNSYCKGTNVLKPCGGSKKRVHGRFRLALIVLGSLFVGALLVLALACILLKSRDQKKKSEESVSTMFEGSSSKLNEVIEATENFDDKYIIGTGAHGTVYKATLRSGDVYAIKKLVISAHKGSYKSMIRELKTIYKIKHRNLVKLKEFWLRSNNGFILYDFMDKGSLHDVLHVIQPAPVLDWCVRYEIALGTAHGLAYLHDDCRPAIIHRDIKPSNILLDKDMVPHISDFGIAKLMDQPSAPQTTGIVGTVGYMAPELAFSTKSSMESDVYSYGVVLLELLTRKTAVDLSFPDNTDIVGWVSSALNGTDKIEAVCDPALMEEVYGTVEMEEVRKVLSLALRCAAREASQRPSMAAVVKELTGVRPAAGRSLSKKQGKPRPGSQSHSSSYSQ, from the exons AGTATGCTTGAACAATTGGATCTGTCCCAAAACTTCCTTTCCGGCAAGATACCAGCATCAATGGGCAACCTCAAGAAATTGGTATCACTCTCACTACATGACAACTCTCTCACTGGAACTATACCAGAGGAATTGTTCAAGAACCAGTTTATGGAGCACGTGTACCTCCATTACAATCAGCTCAGTGGTTCGATCCCCCTCTCGGTTGGTGAGATGACAAGCCTCACGGTCTTGTGGCTGTATGGGAATATGTTGTCTGGAGTTTTGCCTGCTTCAATTGGCAACTGCACCAAGTTAGAGGACCTCAGTCTATACGAGAATCAACTGAGTGGTAGTCTTCCAGAAACCTTGAGTAGGATCAAAGGCCTTAGAAATTTTGATGCCACAACCAATGGCTTCACAGGAGAGATCACTTTCAGATTTGAGAACTGCAAGTTAGAAATATTCAGTTTGTCATTCAACAATATAAAGGGTGAAATTCCATCATGGCTGGGGAATTGCAGGAGCTTGACACAACTTGGATTTGTCAATAATAGTATGTCTGGCAAAATTCCGACTTCTCTTGGTTTATTGAGCAACCTCACATATCTTCTACTTTCTCAGAACTCCCTGTATGGACCAATTCCTCCAGAGATCGGTAACTGTCGGTTGCTTGAGTGgctagagttagatgcaaaccaGCTTGAGGGCACTGTTCCTAAAGAGTATGCAAATTTACGGATCTTGTCAAAGCTCTTTCTGTTCGAGAATCGCCTCGTAGGAGAGTTCCCTGAGAATATTTGGAGTATCCCAACCCTTGAGAGTGTCCTTATTTACAGTAACAGTTTCACGGGAAAGCTACCTGCAGTATTAGCTGAGCTGAAGTCACTCCAGAACATTACACTATTTGATAATTTCTTCACTGGGGTCATACCACCGAAGCTGGGTCTTAATAGCCCTTTGGTCCAGATAGATTTCACAAATAACAGATTTGTTGGTGGGATTCCTCCAAATATTTGTTCAGGAAAAAGATTGAGAATTTTGGACTTGGGGTTGAATCATCTTAATGGAAGCATCCCATCCAGTATTGTGGACTGCCCAAGTTTGGAGCGAGTCATTCTCCAAAACAATAATCTTGATGGGACTATTCCGCAATTTGGAAACTGTAGGAATCTAGACTATATGGATCTGAGTCACAATTCCTTGAGTGGTAGCATTCCAGCAAGCTTCAGCAGATGTGTAAATATTACTGTCATTAACTGGTCAGaaaacaagctttctggcagaATACCACCAGAAATTGGATATTTAGTGAAGCTGGGGAAACTTAACCTCTCACACAACATTCTACATGGTTCACTCCCTGTGCAAATTGCCAAATGCTCTAAGTTGAATTCACTTGATTTGAGTTCTAACTCTTTGAATGGTTCGGCACTTAGTACAGTAAGCAATCTGAAGTCTCTGTTGGAGCTACGGTTGCAGGAGAATAAATTCAGTGGAGGCTTGCCTGATTCTCTCTCGGACTTGGATATGCTTATTGTGCTGCAACTTGGTGGCAATATTCTTGGGGGTAGTATCCCTTCAGCATTAGGAAGGTTGCTAAACCTGGGTGCCTTGAATCTCAGTGACAATGGTCTAGTGGGGGATATTCCACCACGACTGGGTAATTTGGTGGCACTCGAAAGTTTAGATTTGTCATTTAATAATATCACAGGAGGCCTTGCTACATTTGGAAGTCTACATATTTTGCATGCCTTGAATGTTTCTTACAACGAATTTAGTGGACCACTCCCAGATAATCTTCTAGTGTTTCTGAATTTCACACCGAGTTCCTTTAATGGAAATCCAGGCCTCTGTATCTCTTGCAGTACCAATAATTCTTATTGTAAGGGAACTAATGTCTTGAAACCCTGTGGAGGATCTAAGAAAAGAGTACACGGCCGATTCAGGCTTGCTCTCATAGTTCTCGGTTCATTGTTTGTGGGAGCACTTTTGGTACTTGCACTTGCTTGCATCCTTCTGAAATCTCGagatcagaaaaagaaaagtgaggAATCAGTGAGTACTATGTTTGAAGGTTCCTCCTCTAAATTAAATGAGGTTATAGAGGCGACTGAAAATTTTGATGACAAGTATATAATCGGCACAGGTGCTCATGGAACCGTTTACAAGGCTACACTGAGGTCAGGGGATGTGTATGCTATAAAGAAGCTTGTGATTTCTGCACACAAAGGTTCATACAAAAGCATGATAAGAGAACTGAAGACAATATACAAAATTAAGCATAGGAACCTGGTAAAGCTAAAAGAGTTTTGGTTGAGAAGCAATAATGGGTTCATACTATATGATTTTATGGACAAAGGCAGCCTTCATGATGTTTTGCATGTAATTCAGCCAGCACCAGTTTTAGACTGGTGTGTGCGGTATGAAATAGCACTGGGTACTGCCCATGGTTTAGCGTATCTTCATGATGACTGCCGCCCTGCAATAATTCACCGTGATATCAAGCCAAGTAATATATTGCTAGACAAGGACATGGTGCCACACATATCAGATTTTGGCATTGCAAAGCTCATGGATCAGCcttcagctccacagaccactGGAATCGTTGGCACCGTTGGATATATGGCACCAG AACTGGCGTTTTCCACCAAGAGCAGCATGGAGTCCGACGTGTACAGCTACGGCGTGGTGCTGCTGGAGCTGCTCACCAGGAAGACGGCGGTGGACCTCTCGTTCCCCGACAACACGGACATAGTGGGCTGGGTGTCCTCCGCGCTGAACGGCACCGACAAGATCGAGGCCGTCTGCGACCCTGCGCTCATGGAGGAAGTCTACGGCACGGTGGAGATGGAGGAGGTGCGCAAGGTCCTGTCGCTCGCGCTCCGGTGCGCGGCCAGGGAGGCGAGCCAGAGGCCGTCCATGGCCGCCGTCGTGAAGGAGCTGACGGGCGTGagacccgccgccggccggtcgTTGTCCAAGAAGCAGGGGAAACCGAGGCCGGGGTCCCAGTCCCACAGCAGCTCGTACTCACAGTAG